A genomic window from Silene latifolia isolate original U9 population chromosome Y, ASM4854445v1, whole genome shotgun sequence includes:
- the LOC141631627 gene encoding uncharacterized protein LOC141631627, with protein MQKEIEFIVEQRTTAAFEKSNKNGNSFSVENDRVNDAEVETNCKSGNASCYEHDQPDPFDEIPEKGVECQLAVIDIEMHNVALGRVFRSPTQASRSYGQAFGENDVRVSIEVVLEGKEDAELPVPTNEFFTVGDAVGSFVRWPKNLITFGHPKSNHEISRERSKKYTSRKQTKFDVGTSKKVESDKSKTKESMVRSNSTMKTLLNNKYDSRKLMSKVVDIIDDRQSSSLTLSEKVLGYKQTVFLSKDDMTQLLNMKRLSISCIQAFIGYGFICPQISSMVGQTVDEAATYISNRLKGGKKKIYLAPYYHDNHWMLAIIDIIEHNQVYWCDPIGNSEIPIFKTVLNTSIRVYGYEGGSRKSSKVPQWIKLDCARQPGKTECGYYIMRYMLEIVTSPNSMCSLDELFQDTTSYSQDEIDEVRDLWADYFLNA; from the exons ATGCAAAAAGAGATAGAATTTATTGTAGAGCAAAGAACAACTGCTGCCTTTGAAAAAAGTAACAAAAATGGAAACAGTTTCTCTGTTGAAAATGATCGTGTAAACGACGCTGAGGTAGAGACAAATTGTAAAAGTGGAAATGCTAGTTGTTACGAACATGATCAACCTGATCCGTTTGATGAGATACCTGAGAAG GGAGTTGAATGTCAATTAGCTGTGATTGACATAGAGATGCACAATGTGGCGCTTGGAAGAGTTTTTCGGTCCCCAACTCAGGCCTCTAGATCTTATGGTCAAGCATTTGGAGAAAATGATGTGAGAGTTTCAATTGAAGTTGTCTTGGAGGGTAAGGAGGATGCGGAATTACCTGTCCCAACAAATGAATTTTTTACTGTTGGTGATGCAGTTGGATCTTTTGTTCGATGGCCGAAAAATTTAATCACTTTTGGACATCCTAAG AGTAATCATGAGATATCACGAGAAAGGTCAAAGAAGTATACAAGTCGAAAGCAAACAAAGTTTGATGTCGGGACGTCGAAGAAAGTAGAGAGTGACAAAAGCAAAACAAAGGAGTCAATGGTGAGATCGAATAGTACTATGAAAACTCTTCTTAATAATAAATATGATTCTAGAAAGTTGATGTCCAAAGTGGTTGATATTATAGACGATCGTCAATCATCTTCACTTACTTTAAGTGAAAAAGTGTTGGGTTATAAGCAAACAGTTTTCCTCTCCAAGGATGACATGACTCAACTATTGAATATGAAAAGACTAAGTATATCATGCATTCAGGCTTTTATTGG ATATGGGTTTATTTGTCCGCAAATTTCTTCAATGGTTGGTCAAACTGTAGATGAAGCAGCAACATATATCTCTAACCGGCTGAAAGGAGGGAAAAAAAAGATTTATTTGGCTCCGTATTATCACGA TAATCATTGGATGCTTGCCATAATAGATATTATAGAGCACAATCAAGTTTATTGGTGTGATCCAATAGGAAACTCAGAGATTCCAATATTTAAGACCGTACTTAATAC GTCTATACGAGTTTATGGCTATGAAGGGGGATCAAGGAAGTCTAGTAAAGTGCCGCAATGGATAAAACTTGAT TGTGCTCGTCAACCAGGTAAAACAGAATGCGGTTACTACATTATGCGATACATGTTAGAGATCGTAACTAGTCCTAATTCGATGTGTTCTCTAGATGAg CTTTTTCAAGATACAACATCATATTCACAAGACGAAATCGACGAGGTTCGTGATTTATGGGCGGATTATTTTCTGAATGCTTAG
- the LOC141631628 gene encoding uncharacterized protein LOC141631628: MAESDTWTRTCTIFDVPLSKKTQVITIANKIWTNFKSKLTSLYVYKKPLKKRKRRSDADPLKKYEYITPEVWKRFKAMRMTKEFQASSELAAERQKKNKYPHRMSRGGYRKVRLKLEKKSLEAKKSGKSAPKIRRGDLWIEGRVNKNRECLNSETDAAIERINLVNEQVAKGEFLPSGKVDVLTKALGTDEHYGRVRGVWGSSGA, from the exons atggcCGAGTCCGACACTTGGACACGCACCTGT ACCATTTTTGACGTTCCACTTTCGAAGAAGACGCAAGTTATCACTATTGCAAACAAGATATGGACGAACTTTAAATCGAAGCTGACTTCTTTGTATGTGTACAAAAAGCCATTGAAAAAAAGAAAGCGGCGCTCTGATGCTGATCCACTTAAAAAATATGAATACATAACACCTGAAGTATGGAAGAGATTTAAAGCAATGCGTATGACCAAAGAATTTCAA GCTTCCAGTGAACTAGCTGCAGAGAGGCAAAAAAAGAATAAATACCCACATAGAATGTCTCGTGGAGGATATCGGAAAGTAAGGTTAAAATTGGAAAAAAAGTCTCTGGAAGCCAAGAAAAGTGGTAAATCAGCTCCAAAAATTAGACGAGGTGATTTATGGATAGAAGGAAGAGTAAACAAAAACAGAGAATGTCTTAATTCTGAGACTGATGCTGCTATTGAGAGAATT AATTTGGTGAATGAACAAGTGGCAAAAGGGGAATTTCTTCCTAGTGGAAAGGTTGATGTATTGACAAAGGCCCTTGGAACTGATGAGCATTATGGTCGTGTACGAGGTGTTTGGGGGAGTAGTGGGGCATAA